The sequence TTGATCAAGCATTTTTCTACCCATGAGTGCGGTTTTGGTTTGATCGATTTGTTACACTCCGATTTACATGGATAATCCTAAAGACCCGAATAGGTTTAGTTACTAAGCAATGCTTTAATACATGGAGTAAAATACAACTTTTGAATGATCAGATATTCTTTAAGAATCTATATGATAAGAAGAGATTTCAACTAGTTTGTTCAAATTTTAGCTCAGTTGCTGCATGGACCGTGTGACTGGTAATTGCAAAGCCTTATCCACTATAAATTGTACGACGAACTTTCTTGTTCCAGGCGTACTACCCAGATACGTGAAAGTTTAATTCTCCAGGCCCGGTCATACTATTTGTAGTATGGTGCACTGTTTCCTGATTCAAACATCTGGGTTTTTCatgatttaacgtttccggatATGTTAAGCGATATCATGCCAATGCCGCCTATTTTACATTTTTGTCATCGAATGTTAGTCTATCCATATACCTTTCTGGAAATTATATAACTTTGCTAATTATCTAATTTTTAATGCAGATGTGTATCTTGCGGGGACAGTAATGCTAATATTTGCTATGGGTTTGTACGGATTGTTCATAAGTAATGCTCCTAGTAATGTATCACCAGCAGAGGATCGTGCACTCAAGGGTTCTACCCTTTTTGGGATGTTTGCTATGAGAGTAAGTCTTTCATTATACTTATATATTATACATTTTATGAATATTGCAGATTGCATATTTTAGATGAGTCTTTGTTCAATTAATTTAATACCATTTCTTTGTAGGAGCGACCTAAATGGATGAAAATCAGCTCGCTAGACGAGCTTAAGACAAAAGTTGGACATGTTATTGTGATGATTCTTCTAGTAAAGATGTTTGAGAGGAGCAAAATGGTGACCATAACAACTGGTTTAGATTTGTTAAGCTATTCTTTTTGTATATTTCTATCTTCTGCTTCATTGTATATTCTTCACAATCTTCACAAAGACGACCATAAGTAATCAACTTCATATGAGTACGTACGTTGATGATATGTAAATAGAACAATTCAAATGTGTTAATATCAGCATTTGCAAGTTGTTATCAGCTATGGATGTGCGCTCTGCTACATAGGCCTGATAATCTGATAGTATGTCTTTCATTTGATTTACTTTTAACCTTTTTTATATGggaatattgaggttcaatataaaTTAGGTTAAATGGAATGATGATGGAGGTGGTGGAAAAGATTTGTATCATGGGACTAAAGTTGGAGATGATGATTTAGTGGTCTCACATTTGCATTACAAAGATGACACGATATTCTTTGGAGAATGAGAATTAAGAAACGAGTAAATAAATGGTGattataataaaattaatcatttgaagaagTTCCGGGATAGAAAATTATGTCAAAGGCTTGCGGTGGTTAAATTAAGAAAATAGTTATCAGATTGgaaagttaaaatattttcatttgGTGGACAATTGACCTTATCAAATAGGTTCTTACAAGCTTGTGGCATTATACTACTTTTCGATCTTTCATGTTCCAACGTGTGTGTTAAAACGTTTAGAGTAAGACATCATTTCTTAAGGGGTGAGACTGGTGAGTGGTCTAAATTGGGAAAATGTGGTAATCTCTTATGGGGGTGGGGGTTTAGATATTGTTCACTAAAAGCTAAAATTAGGTATTATTAAGGAAACAACAGTGGTGCTTTAGAACTGAAAATAATGGGTTATGGGTCAGGACTCAGGGGCATACAAATCATTTATGGGCGGGACGGGGTCTAAGGTATGATACTTTTAGGGCTATGGGTCATACATGGGGTGGAATACTTCGAGTTGAGAAAGATATGACTGATTAATGTGGTGGTTTTTgttcatttttgtaaaaaaaaatggtGATGATTAACTAACATGTTTTTGGATGATAAGTGGGTTGGCAATTTCTTGTTAAAAAGAGAGATATAGCAAGCTGTTCTAGGAAAAAACAGAGATAAGAACTAGGTTGATGGGCTGAAAATTCTTGTGTTTGAGAATGGATTGGGTTCGAAAGCCGAATGGGTGTATGTCAAAATGGGTCAAACCGTAAGAAAGAAGGCATAACAGTGTCAAATTGGGTCATAAAGAGACATGACATATTATATCATAGTTCATATTCATATGTAAAACTGGAGTGCATAAGTGTGTTACTAATGTGATCATATTTTGATTTTTTCAAAGAAAAATAATGTCCACACAAAATTCAATTATACCAATTTACCCTCAATAGACAAATACGACCGTTCTTTTCAAACCGCTACCCGCCAGTACCCCCTGGCCCCACATACAGCTACTAACCAGTAACCACTACTCACATATTTTTCAATCTAAAAAGCACATACGACGTACGGAAAATGTCACATTTGGCTTCTATCTCCGGCGCCGGCGTACGACTTCCGATAATAATTTCCACCAGACGCTTTTCAACAGCAATTGCCTCTTTAGCTTCATCACAACCCTCACCACCTCCACCGCAACCAAAGTCAAAGTCAAACACATCGCCTTTTGTTGCCGATTTAACGTCAAAAACGCAGGATTTTGATTATGTGATTGCGAATCCAAACGGAACAAATCCTGCTTTACGGTCTGTGAATTCAACTGAATCTGGCATTGAAAAGGTATTACTAGCTTCTTCTTTTTGTTCCGTTAGGGTTTTCTTTTATATTTGAGAGGATATGATATTTGGTTTAGGCATTTGTGTGTTTGTTACTTCAATTGCTATATTTTCATATTTGTATTGATAAGGATCTCAATCTCATTTATAGAAACCTGAATGAGCATCTAGTCTATAAGCCTGTCTGTAGTTCAATTTTTCAATAATTATCTACAACTGTTTCCAGCTTTATCTTTGTTACTTATCTTTTAACGTTTATATAGGCGTGACGAGTGACCTGTTCTCcctgctcttttattattattttatgtttaAATGATTAAATGATGTATAATGGAGATGGTTGCCAATGCAGGTGATATTTGACTTTAGGTTTTTGGCACTTCTGGCTGTTGCAGGCTCATTAGCCGGTTCCTTGCTATGTTTTCTAGATGTAATTCTCTTTAATCCCATTAAATTTAAATAAACTCATCACCGAAAAGTCAGTGTATGAGCTAATTATTCCGTTGAGTACATGGGTGTTGAATAATTACATGACTTAGTTTTCTATATTGAATTGATATGTTAGGATAAATTAGTTGATGCTGACTTTTTTATATGTTTATAGGGCTGTGTTTATGTTGTTGATGCTTATAAAATCTACTGGACGAGCTGTTTGAAAGGAGTTCTTTCTGGGAAGATGGTGTTTCGATTAGTTGAAGCAATAGGTGAGATTCTGTGTCCTCTATATTTCATATTAGCATCGTGTCCTGAGTATAAATCATTCTGTTACATTCTAACAGTCTGTATGCTATTTTAGTAGTTCAAGTTGTAGTGATTAGTGACTGCTGTCTTCTATTCGTTGATGTGATTTTCTAAACATGTTAGCATTTGATGTTAATATCCTAAACACGTAAGGTTCAACGTCTAATGCATTCTGTCATGAAAATCCAGTTAATAGAACAAGGCAGGTGAATAAGAACGAATAGTGACTTCCATCTCTCACCCTTTGAATCTTAACCTAGTAAATGAAACACTATACATCTTTAAAAACCCATTAGATTTTATAGACTACTATAAACATGCTACTCAAACTTACGCGAAATGTAGCATATGGTTAGGTTTCTTACAACAATCCATTGCTAGAGGATGCCCAAGCGCCTTGCTCGGGCAGGTTCAGGGGGGGAGCTGCCTCTTAGAGTTAAAATTAGAATAACGGCTCCACCTACATATATAAACCTAATGTAATTGTAACCCTAATTGTAATCAATAATTAAAATCAATTGTAATCAATAATTAAAATCCTCAGTTGTCCAAAATGAAAATTCTCTAAGGTGGCCCTGGACTAGGTCGATGACCCCGGTCGGTAAAACCACATAAATTTTATGTGTTCATTATttttgtgtaattgattttgtgtgttgccattgttgttgtgtTTTTTGTGTGATCTTGTGTGTACGCTGTTGCTGTTTTACTGTGACTTCATAACAAGTGAATCTTCACTGACATATGCTATACCAAAAACTGATTACAGCTTGAAAGAACTGAGACACAAAACTTACATTGATTAGCAAATAGATTTGCACTTGATTGTTCAATTTTGCATGTTCTAATCCAGCCAAGTTATCCATGCTTTGTAATTTTCAATTGGTGTTATCATAGTGTTTTCTTGTAACTCACAGTACAGATATTATTAACGATGAGTGCAGATGTTTATCTTGCTGGGACAGTGATGTTAATATTTGGTATGGGTTTGTACGGGTTGTTCATCAGTAATGCACCTGATAATATACCAGCAGCTGATGATCATGCTATCCAGGGTTCTTCCTTGTTTGGGATGTTTACTTTGAGAGTAAGTTTTGAATTTACAATATTTCAGATTGGTGATGAGTCACTAAAATAGTTTCGTTTAACTTGTAGGAACGACCTAAATGGATGAAAATCAGCTCACTTGATGAATTGAAGACGAAAGTTGGGCACGTAATTGTGATGATTCTTCTAGTAAAGATGTTTGAGAAGAGCAAAATGGTGACGATTACGACTGGTTTGGATCTTTTTTACTACTCATGCTGTATATTCCTCTCTTCGGCTTCTCTGTACATTCTTCACAATCTTCACAAAGATGACCATAAATAACTACTACATGTAAATTCCTCAATTGTTGTCTTATCATTTTATAAAGTTAAGTTATACCTCTTTGTTGCCCTAGATTTAGGCAAATATTTAAGCATTACTTGTAAGTAACTAAAAATCCatcttattaacttttcatttagcatTACTTGTAATTGTAATGTCTACTTTCGATGCATTAAATTGTCATATATCCTCTGTGAACTTATGTGCAAGTTTTATAGGTGTATAATGTCCCCATTAAATTAAATGCCTGCTTATTAGAGGTGGTAATTTGGACACATTTACGTTACAATGGACTGATTTGGTTATGCTGATAATGGGTGGTAATTTGGACCCAGTTACTTTACCAGTGACTAAATTAAAAGTGCATAATAATAGTCCCTGTTGTGGGTTTACAATGACTGATTTGGGTTGTTAACTTTCTTAAATTTATATGATTGTTGGTATAggcttttcattattattattattattattttttttttttgcaatcatAAGTAACATATTAACTTGTCATACAACAGATCAATCCAGTTTATTACTTGTTATGACAGGTAGTTGCC comes from Rutidosis leptorrhynchoides isolate AG116_Rl617_1_P2 chromosome 4, CSIRO_AGI_Rlap_v1, whole genome shotgun sequence and encodes:
- the LOC139843827 gene encoding uncharacterized protein, which translates into the protein MSHLASISGAGVRLPIIISTRRFSTAIASLASSQPSPPPPQPKSKSNTSPFVADLTSKTQDFDYVIANPNGTNPALRSVNSTESGIEKVIFDFRFLALLAVAGSLAGSLLCFLDGCVYVVDAYKIYWTSCLKGVLSGKMVFRLVEAIDVYLAGTVMLIFGMGLYGLFISNAPDNIPAADDHAIQGSSLFGMFTLRERPKWMKISSLDELKTKVGHVIVMILLVKMFEKSKMVTITTGLDLFYYSCCIFLSSASLYILHNLHKDDHK